CCGTCATTCTTGGCAGCTTCGAACGATTTTCCTTCACGCAGACCGATAACCACCTGAAGACCACTGTCACGCAGGTTCTGTGCCTGGGCATGTCCTTGGCTACCGTACCCGATTACCGCAATTGTCTTTCCTTTCAATACGCTAAGCTCTGCATCCTTTTCATAGTACGTTGTAACTGCCATTGTCAAAATCCTCCTTTAATTTGGGACCCATCGTAAAGAGCGGGTGCTTCAAAAACACGTTGCATATTAGTCTTACTATATAATGACGCGTTCCTCAAGCCCCCGCTCTTTCGCGGGCAAGTCTGAGCTAATCTTAATAAATTAATGCACGCAAGCAGTAATTCGTTAAAGCTGTAAAATGTGACAATCAGGCATTCCCGCGAATCATCGCAGTGACTCCGGTCCGTGACAGCTCCTTTATTCCATAAGGCTTAAGCAGCTCGATCATTGCATCAATCTTGGTGGTATCCCCAACTACCTGTACAAGCAGGCTGGTTGAGCCAATATCTACTACAGAAGCACGGAAGGTTTCGACTACGCCCATAATCTCCGGCCGTTCTGACGGCTCTGCCTTCACCTTAATCAGTGCCAGCTCCCGGGCTACCATTGGTTTGGCGCCCAGATCAACCACCTTGATTACATCAATCAGCTTGTACAGCTGCTTCTCAATCTGCTCCAGGGTATGCTGGTCACCCAATGTTACAATTACCATCCGGGACAATCCGACCTCTTCGGATTGCCCCACCGTAATACTCTCAATATTGAAGCCGCGGCGGCCGAATAATCCGGATACCCGCTGCAGCACACCAGGCTGGTCATTTACGAGCACAGCAATCGTATGTCTCATCACTGTTATTCATCCCCCATCAGCATTTGATCAATGGTAGAGCCTTGAGTTACCATCGGGTAGACATTCTCATCCTTTGGAACAACGAATTCTACCAGGACGGGTCCAGGTGTTTCCATGGCTTCTTTCCAGGCAGCGCCGGCTTCTTCCTTGGTGGTTGCCCGCAGTCCCTTCACGCCGTAAGCCTCAGCCAGCTTTACAAAATCCGGACTTCCCGCCAGATCAGTATAGCTGTAACGCTTCTCATAGATCAGGTTCTGCCACTGGCGGACCATTCCAAGCACCTGATTGTTAATAACCACAATTTTGACCGGGATATTATGAATCGCACAGATCGCCAGCTCCTGGGAGCACATCTGCATCCCGCCATCACCATTAATGGAGACAACCAGCCGCTGCGGATGAGCCATCTGTGCCCCAATCGCCGAAGGGAAGCCGAAGCCCATTGTTCCAAGGCCGCCTGAAGTAATCCAGGAGCGCGGATGATTGAACTTGTAATACTGTGCAGCCCACATCTGATGCTGGCCTACGTCAGTCGTCACAATAGCCTCACCTTTGGTGGTGTCATTGATCATCTGGATAACCCATTGCGGCTTCAGCTCGGTATCTGAATCCTTATACCGGAGCGGCTGCTCCAGCTTCCACTGGGCGATCTGCGTTCTCCAGGCATCTGCCTGCGAAGCACGCTTCACATCCGGGTTCAGCATCTCCAGCACCGTCTTCACATCGCCAACGATTGGAATATCCGGCGATACGTTCTTGCCGATCTCGGCAGGGTCGATATCGATGTGTACAATCTTTGCCTTAGGCGCAAAGCCGTCCAGCTTCCCGGTCACACGGTCATCGAACCGGGCGCCGATATTGATCAGCAGGTCGCACTGCTGAATTGCATTATTAGCGGTATATGTGCCATGCATTCCCGGCATTCCCATCCAGAGATCCTCCGCGCTAGGATAACAGCCCAGACCCAGCAAGGTTGTAGTAATAGGAATCTCTGAACGCTTCACGAATTCATACATCGCCTCATGCGCTCCGGAGTAGATAACCCCGCCGCCTGCAATGATGATCGGACGTTCGGAAGCAGCAATGGCCTTCACCAGCTTATCCAGCTGAAGCTTGTTAGGAACGGTACGCGGATTATAGCCGCGAAGGTTAACTCCCTGCTGCTGAACCGGCGTGAACAAGGTCTTAGCCGCGGATACATCCTTCGGAATATCAATCAGTACCGGACCCTTACGGCCCGTATTCGCAATATGGAAAGCTTCATGAATAACACGCGGCAGATCTTCAACATCCCGCACCAGATAGCTGTGCTTCGTAATCGGCATCGTGATCCCGGTAATATCCGCTTCCTGGAACGCATCGGTACCGATCAGGCTGGAGAATACATTCCCGGTAATCACTACCAGCGGAACGGAGTCCATATACGCTGTAGCAATTCCGGTCACCAGATTGGTTGCTCCCGGACCTGAAGTCGCAATACATACGCCAGGCTTACCGCTCGCTCTTGCATACCCGTCAGCTGCATGGATCGCTCCCTGCTCGTGGCGTGTCAGAATGTGTTTGAAATCCTCGAAGCCATAAAGCGCATCATAGATATAAAGTACAGCCCCGCCCGGATATCCGAATACCGTATCTACACCTTCAAGTACCAGGCTGCGAAGCAGGATCTCAGACCCCGATACCACCTCAGGATTCTTCCATTTCTCACGTAACTGCTCTATCGACCGCACTTCTTCCGGTAATTGCGCGCTCATCAGTATTCCTCCCTTCAATCGTTCACATGCCTTAATATTTACGAACAGGCCGTAATTTCTCCCTGTTCAACAAAAAAACCTTTCGCCTCCCACGCGCAGAAGAAGCGCGTGAGGGACGAAAGGTTTAGCTTCCGTGGTACCACCCATGTTTGCATAACATCTCTCGATGATATGCCTTATCAGGATACAAAAATCCATCGATGTAGGCAGGGCCCAAATCTTCGTAACCTGAAGTCCCTAACGCGGACCAAACGATTCCCCCTAATAATTCCACCGCTCTTGCTGATGGACCTTTCAGGGAAACAGCTCCGAGGTGAGCTCGTATATAAGGGATTCTGGTGGAGGTTGCAGCAATTCCTCTCACTCTCTGAACAAA
The window above is part of the Paenibacillus sp. FSL H8-0048 genome. Proteins encoded here:
- the ilvB gene encoding biosynthetic-type acetolactate synthase large subunit gives rise to the protein MSAQLPEEVRSIEQLREKWKNPEVVSGSEILLRSLVLEGVDTVFGYPGGAVLYIYDALYGFEDFKHILTRHEQGAIHAADGYARASGKPGVCIATSGPGATNLVTGIATAYMDSVPLVVITGNVFSSLIGTDAFQEADITGITMPITKHSYLVRDVEDLPRVIHEAFHIANTGRKGPVLIDIPKDVSAAKTLFTPVQQQGVNLRGYNPRTVPNKLQLDKLVKAIAASERPIIIAGGGVIYSGAHEAMYEFVKRSEIPITTTLLGLGCYPSAEDLWMGMPGMHGTYTANNAIQQCDLLINIGARFDDRVTGKLDGFAPKAKIVHIDIDPAEIGKNVSPDIPIVGDVKTVLEMLNPDVKRASQADAWRTQIAQWKLEQPLRYKDSDTELKPQWVIQMINDTTKGEAIVTTDVGQHQMWAAQYYKFNHPRSWITSGGLGTMGFGFPSAIGAQMAHPQRLVVSINGDGGMQMCSQELAICAIHNIPVKIVVINNQVLGMVRQWQNLIYEKRYSYTDLAGSPDFVKLAEAYGVKGLRATTKEEAGAAWKEAMETPGPVLVEFVVPKDENVYPMVTQGSTIDQMLMGDE
- the ilvN gene encoding acetolactate synthase small subunit, producing the protein MRHTIAVLVNDQPGVLQRVSGLFGRRGFNIESITVGQSEEVGLSRMVIVTLGDQHTLEQIEKQLYKLIDVIKVVDLGAKPMVARELALIKVKAEPSERPEIMGVVETFRASVVDIGSTSLLVQVVGDTTKIDAMIELLKPYGIKELSRTGVTAMIRGNA